In Cryptosporangium minutisporangium, the genomic stretch GCGCCCGAGCGCGCCGGACGCCGGCCCGCTCGCGCGGCCCCGCCGCGTGCGGTCTTACGGGGCGGCGGTGGCGTGCGGCCGGGCGCGCGGTGGACCCGACAGCGGGCTCGGCGCGGCGGCCGGAGGTTGCTCCTCGGCCGCGGCGAGGATGCGGCGGAACGTCGGACACTCCGCGTGACTCGGCGCCGGACAGTTCGCCGCATGCCGCAGCGAATCACGCAGCGCGCCGAGCCGCCGGATCGTCCGGTCCAACTCGTCCGCCTTCTCCACGAGCAGCACCCGGTCGATGTGCGGCTCCCCGTCCGGGCCGAACATGCCCGCGATGTCGTCGAGCGAGAACCCGGCCGAGCGGCCGACCGCGATCAGCGCGAGCCGCTGCAGCACGCCCGGGTCGAACTGCCTGCGCAGGCCGCGGCGGCCGGTCGAGGTGATCAGGCCCCGCTCCTCGTAGTACCGCAGCGTCGAGGCGGGTACCCCCGAGCGGTGCGCCACCTCGCCGATGTCCAGATCCGCCATCGTTGACCTCGTCCGGTTGACTTCAAGCCACCTTGAAGTAGAACAGTGTGGTCTCCGGATGGCGATCGCGTACAGGAGGAAACATGGGGACGGCCCGCGAGCAGGAGCAGGTAACGCAGTGGAACGGCGCCAAGGGCAGCGCCTGGGTCGACCTGGCCGCGGCGATCGACACTATGTTCGAGCCACTCGCGGAGCTGCTCCTCGACGTCGCCCGCGACCGGCCCGCCGATGCGGTGCTCGACGTCGGCTGCGGGACCGGCGGCACCACGGTCGCGCTCGCCCGGCAGGTCGGCACCGCCAGGACCGTCGGCATCGACATCGCCGAGCCGATGATCGCCGCGGCCCGCGCCCGGGCCGCGGCGGCGAGCTCCCAGGCCGAGTTCCTCCGCGCCGATGCCCAGGACCACCCGCTCCCACCGGCCACGTTCGGCACGATCGTGTCCCGGTTCGGCGTCATGTTCTTCGCCGACCCGGTGCAGGCGTTCGCGAACCTGCGGCGTGCGGCCACCGACGACGCCGCACTGCGGCTGATCGTCTGGCGGACGGCCGAGGAGAACCCGTTCATGACGACGGCCGAGCGCGCCGCCGCGCCGTTGCTACCGAACCTGCCGCCGCGCCGCACGGACGGACCGGGGCAGTTCGGATTCGCGGACGCCGGCACGGTGCGACGGATTCTGGCGGACAGCGGCTGGGACGACGTCGCACTCCGGCCGATCGACGTGCCGTGCACGTTCCCGGAGAGCGCGCTGGTTCCCTACTTCACCCGGATGGGCCACCTCGGCCAGGCGCTGCCCGAGGTGGACGACACCACCCGGGCGGAGGTCGTGCGGACGGTGCGCGCGGCGTTCGAGCCGTACGTCGACGGCGCGGAGGTGCGGCTGACCGCGGCCTGCTGGGTCGTCGACGCCCGCGCGGGCCAACCCGCTACTTGAGCCCCGCGAGCTCCATCCGGAGGTTGTTCGCGAACTGGGCGACCAGCGCGCCCGCGACCTCGGCGAGCGCACCGCGTCCGAACTGAGCGGGTTTGCCGGTGATCGCCAGGTCGGTCTGCACGTGCACGTCGGTCGCGGCGTCGGTGCCGACGAGCCGGCACGTGACGATCGCCTTCGCGGTGCCGTTGCCCCGCTTCTCCCGGCCGGTGGCCTCCAGTACCGCGACACCGGCGTCCTCGTCCCGGGAGACGAACGTGACGACGCCGTCGTAGAGCAGCCCGATCGGCCCGAGCTTGACCTTGAGCTGGCCGCGGAAGCGATCGCCGTCCCGCCCGGTCAGCGTGGCGCCGGGCACGCACGGGGCGATCCGCTCCAGGTCGAGCAGGACCCGCCACGCCGCGGGAGGCGGCACCGGGATCGTCAAGCTGTTCTCGAGCTTCATGAAGTTCCGTTCTTCGATGGGGCCGCCGACGAGTCGGCCGCCGCGCGGACCGCGGCGAAGATGCCCTGGTAGCCGGTGCACCGGCAGAGGTTCCCGGACAAGCCCTCGCGGATCTCGTCGTCGGTGGGGTCGGGGTTGTCGCGCAGGAGCGTGGTCGCCGAGAGCACGAACCCGGGCGTGCAGAACCCGCATTGCAGTCCGTGGTGGTCGCGGAAGGCCGCCTGCACCGGCGAGAGCTGCCCGTCCGCTCCGGCGATGCCTTCGATCGTGGTGATCGCCGCGCCGTCGGCCTGGACGGCGAAGACCAGGCAGGCGCGGACCGCCTCGCCGTCCAGCAGTACCGTGCACGCGCCGCAGACCCCGTGCTCGCAGCCCAGGTGGGTGCCGGTCAGCCCGCAGTTGACCCGCAGGTAATCGGCGAGCGTCAGCCGGGGCGGGACGGTGTCCCGCCGGACCGCGCCGTTGATCGTCAGCTCGATGTCGACGTCAGCCATGTCGCGCCTCCCGGAGGGCGTTCCCGAGAGCGCGCGCCACCAGCGCCGCGCCCACCCGTTTGCGGTAATCGGCAGATCCGTGCAGGTCCGAGGGGACACCGGCCAGCCCGGACAGTGCGGCGTGCCCGACGTCGGTGGTGGACACCTCGTCGGCCGCGGCACCGATCAGCGCGGTCTCGGCGTCCACGGCCCGCACCGGCGTCGCACCGACCCCGAACAGTCCGATGCCGCAGCGTCGGATCCGGGCGTCCTCGTCGAGCGCGACCGCCACCGCCACACCGGCGATCGCGAAGTCACCGTGCCGCCGGGCGAACTCCTCGACCGCGTAACCGCAGCGTCCGCTCCAGGCGGGGACGCTGACGCCGGTGAGCAGCTCGTCCGGGGCCAGCTCCGTGCTCAGGAAGCCGGTGAAGAACTCGGTGGCGGGTATCGTCCGCGTTCCCCGCCGCGACGCCACCTCGATCCGGGCGTCGAGCGCGACCGCGACCGCCGGGTACTCCGCGGACCCGTCGGCGTGCGCGAGGGAGCCCCCGATCGTGCCCCGGTTGCGGATCTGGAAGTGCCCGATCAGCGGCGTGGCGCGGGCGAACAGCGGGGCAACCGCGGTGACGTCCGGCGACCGCTGGACCGCGGCCTGAGTGGTGGTGGCGCCGATCCACAGTCCGCCGTCCCGGCGTTCGGCGCCGCGTAACTCCGCCACCCGCCGCAGATCCACCAGGCGGTCGACGTAGGCCAGCCGCAGCGCGAGCATCGGGGTCAGGCTCTGCCCGCCGGCGATCGGCTTCGCCTCCTCGTCGCGTTCGGCGCAGTCGGCCAGCAGCGCGAGCGTCTCGTCGAGGCTCTCGGGCGCGGAGTACTCGAACGGTGCGGGTTTCATGCGCCCGCCGCCTCGATCAGTCCGACGACGGACGCCGGCCCCAGCGGCAGCCGGGTGACCTCGACGCCGAACGGCGCCAGCGCGTCGGCCACCGCGTTCACCACCGCCGGCGGCGCCCCGATCGCGCCGCCCTCGCCGACTCCCTTGTAGCCGCCCTCCCCCGGGCCGGGCGTCTCCACGTGTCCGTACTCGATCACCGGCACCTCGGTGCTCGTCGGCAGCAGGTAGTCCATGAACGTCGTGGCCAGCGGGTTGCCGTCGGCGTCGTAGGCGGCGTGCTCGAACAGCACGCCACCGATCCCCTGGACGCTGCCACCGGCGATCTGGCCCTCGACCACGTTCGGGTTGATCATCGGGCCGCAGTCCTCGCTGACGAGGTACCGCAGGATCGTCACGGCGCCGGTCACCACGTCGACCTCGCAGGTGCAGACGTGGGTGGCGTTCGCCCAGATCATCAGGCTCTGCGCCCGATACCGGCCGCTGGCCTCCAGGCCGGCGGGTATCTCGGGCGGAAGCGAGCCGGCTTGGAAGTAGGCGATCTCGGCGATCTCGGCGAGCGTGAGCTCGCTCCCCGGCGCACCCTTGACCGCGGCGACGCCGTGCTTCAGCTCCAGGTCCTCGACCGCGGCCTCCAGGCGGTGCGCGGCGATCGCGAGCACGCGCTCGCGGAGGACGGACGCGGTCTCGGCGACCGCTCCCGCGATCATCGAGCCCGATCGGCTACCGCCGGTGCCGCCGCCGAACGGCGTCACCGCGGTGTCGCCCTGGATCGTGTTGACGTCGGCGATGTCGACGCCGAGCGCGTCGGCGGCGAGCTGGACCGCGGTCGTCTCCAGACTGTTGCCGCTGGATCCACCGGCGACGTAGACGTTGACCGTGCCGGACGGCTCGATCCGGATCGTCGCGCCCTCGGTACCGAGGAAGCCGTGCCCGCTGGTGGTGGGCTCGATGTAAGTGCAGGTTCCGACGCCGAGGTAGCGGCCCTCGGCGCGGGCGCGCTCCTGTTCGCGGCGGAACGCGTCGTAGTCCAGCAGCTTCATCGCGTGTTCGAACGTCTCCAGCGGCGTGACGTCGCTGTACGGCATGCCGTTGGGGTTCGTCAGCGGCATCTCGTCGCGGCGCAGCAGGTTCCGGCGGCGGAGCTCGATCGGGTCCATGCCGATCCGGCGGGCCGCGACGTCGAGCAGCACCTCACGGGCGAGCGACTCGAATTGCCACGGCCCGCGATACGGCGCGCGGGCGGTGGTGTTGGAGAACACCGACTGGGTGGTGAACGTGGCCGCCGGTACCCGGTACGGGCCGGGGAACAGGATCCCGACCACCGCGGCGGTCTGCACCGGCCACGGCACGGGGTAGGCACCGGCGTCCTGGACGTGGTCGATCGACGCCGCCAGGATCCGGCCCTCGTCGTCGAACGCGAGCCGCGCGGTGCCGTGCTCGTGGCGGCCCTGGCCGGCCGACACGAGGTTCTCCTGCCGGTCCTCGATCCACTTCAGCGCGGCCGGGACCTTCCGCGCGGCCAGCATCAAGCACATGTCCTCGCGCTGCGGGACCGCCTTCTGACCGAAGCCGCCGCCGGTGTCGCGCATCACGACCCTGACCCGGTGCTCGGGCATCCCGAGCAGCCGGGAGCAGAACAGCCGGACCTCGTGCGGCGACTGCGTCGACGCCCAGATCGTCATCTCGCCGGTCGGCGCCGAGTACTCCACGATCAGCCCGCGGGTCTCCATCGGCACGGCCGCGTAGGCCTGCTGGTGGAGCGTGTGCTCGACGACGTGCGCCGCCGCCGCGAACGTCTCGGCGAGCTCCTCGGCTGGGCGGCCGCCCAGCTCGCCGGCGATGTTGCGCGGGTAGGACGCGTGCACCAACTCGTCGGACTCCACCGCGGTCGCGTAGTCGACGACCGGGGGCAGCGGGTCGTAGTCGACGAAGACCCGCTCGGCGGCGTCCTCCGCGACGTACCGGTCGACGGCCACGATCAGCGCGACCGGGTCGCCGACGAACCGAACCTCGTCCGAGGCGAGCGGCGGCCGCGGGGTGTCCGGGACGTGCTTCCCCATCAGCGAGTACCAGTGGTCGACGACGTCCGGGTTGAGGTCACCGGCGGTGAACACCGCGTGGACGCCGTCCAGCGCGAGTGCCTCGGACGCGTCGATGCTGAGGACTCGCGCCCGGGCCATCGGGCTCCGGACGAAGTGCGCGTGCAGCATCCCCGGGCGCACCACGTCGTCCACGAAGGTGCCGTGACCCGTGAGCAGGCGGGGGTCCTCGACCCGTGGAAGGCGGGCGCCCGCGTAACGGGCGGCGGCTACATCGGTCATCGGCCGGGTCCTCCGTTCGCCGGGCGGCGGCTCACGGAGGAGAGTGCCACAGTTCTCCGACAATTGTCGGAGAAACCGCGCGAGTCCTCGATGGAGGATGACGACATGCAGCGCTCACCGGAGAACCCGGACCCGGTACTGATCGTCGTGCGCGGGAACTCCGGCTCCGGCAAGAGCACGGTGGCGGCGGCGCTGCAGCGTCGCCACGGCCGCGGCTGCGCGCTCGTCGAGCAGGACTACCTGCGGCGGATCGTGCTGCGGGAGCGCGACTACCCCGGCGGCCTGGCTCCGCGGATGGTCGCGCAGACCGCCCGTCTCGCGCTCGACCACGGCTACCACGTCGTCGTCGAAGGCATCCTGACCGCGTCCCGCTACCGGGACGTCCTGGTCGAACTCGCGGCCGGCCACCGCGGCCGCAGCACGTTCTTCTACCTGGACGTCAGCCTGGAGGAAACGTTCCGGCGGCACGCGGCCCGGCCGCAGGCGACGCTGTTCAGCACCGCGGACATGGCGTCCTGGTACGAGCCGTACGACGTCCTCGGTGCGCCGAACGAGCACGTCGTACCGGAGTCGTCCGGCGTCGAGGAGACGATCGCGTTCGTCGCGGCGACCGGCGGCCTCCCGCAAGACGGCCGCACCGACGACTTCCTGCCGCTCGCCGCCGAGCCCCGTGCGGTGCGTGCTCAGCGCAGCTCGGCCCGCAACCCGCGCACCCACACCGCGTCCGGGTGATCGAGACCCCACGCCTTCGCGAAGATCACATGTGCTCGATCGTGCGTCGCCCGTGCCGCCTCCAACTCTCCTAGCTGCTGCTGCACGAGGCCGAGATTGCCCAGCGTCACCGCGACCCGCGGATGCTCCACGCCGTAGGTGGTCTCCTTGATGCGCAGCGCTCGCTCGTGCGATGCCCGCGCCGCGTCCAGCCAGCCGAGCTGCAGCTGGACGTTACCCAGGTTGCCCAGCGTCGCGGCGACCCACGGATGCTGCGGCCCGTACATCGCCTCGACGATCGTCAGCGCGCGCTCGAGGTAGCGGTGAGCGGTCTCGTAGTCCGCCCGTGCCTCGAGGTACTGGCCGAGCATCCCGAGGACGGGGCCCGCGTTGATGGTCGGCGTCCATCCGGCGCGTTCGAGGTGTCCCATGATCGTCGTGGCATGGGCGGCGAGTTCGAGCGCACCCGGCCAGTTCTGGTGCTTCCACGGCTCGTCGGGGAGGAGCTCGTACACCAGGTCCAGGGCATGGTTCGCCCACGCGGCAGCGATCTCGGGGTCGTGCTCGACGAGCCGCTCCCGGGTCACCTGCGCCACCAGTTGATGGATGCGGAGCCGAACGTCGTCGAGGCGAGTGACCAGACCGGTTCTGACTAGCGCGCCGATGAGCTCCTCCCGACCGGACGCCGTCGCGGCCCGTCGAGCCAGCTCACCGGCCAACGCGCCCTCGAGGACTTCGGGGCGGCCCAGCAGGAGGTCGAGATCGACGTTGTCGGTCTCCAGCCACGCGCAGAGCGAGAGCAGTTCGAGGGCGGCCGGCTGATCGGCCGCCAGCGCGGTGTAGTGGATGAGCCACGTCGTCGCCACGCGGTGCGGGTAGTCCTCGATCCGCTCGGCCAGCAGCCGACCGGCGCCGGCCTGCTCCCGGTACAGCGCTAGGTAGCCGCCGATCGACAGGCCGTGAGTCTCGACGTAAGCCGCGGCCTGCGCCAGCGCGAGGGGAAGATCGCCCAGCTCCGCGGCGAGCGAGTCGGCGGCGGCGCGGGTCCCCGAGTCGGACGGCGTACCGGCGATCCGCAACAGGTAGCTCGTCGATTCCTCGCGGGTGAAGAGGTCGATGTCCAACGTCGTCGCGGTCCGCTGCCACGACCGGTCCCGCGAGGTGATCAGCACGTGGCCCGCCCCGGCCGGCAGCCACGGTCGGACGACCCGCGCCTCCCGCACGTCGTCGAAGACCAGCAACCAATTCGACAGCGTCTCCAGGCGCCGGCAGACCTCGGTCACGGTGAACTCCAGGTCCTGATCGGACGTCGTGCCGAGCGCGGGGGCCAATCCCGCCAGGTCTTCCAGCAGCGTCAGGTCGGACTCCGCCCGCACCCACCAGGTCAGGGTGTACCTGCCGCCCTGACGTCCCTGATACGCGAACTCCAGCGCGGTCTGCGTCTTGCCGATGCCCCCCATGCCGCGCACCGTGGCCACGGCCACCGGCTGCTCGGCGAAGCTCCGCTCGATCGCACCGAGCAGTTCACCACGGCCGGTGAAGACCGGGTTGCGCGGCGGCAGGTTCGCGATGACCGGAGCCGGTCGTGTCGTTGCTGCGCCCGGGGGCGGCCCCGTACCGAGGACGCCGAGCGTGGCCAGCTTCTCGATCAGCAGGTGGGCGAACGTCCGGGGCTCCACTTCGCGGAGGTCGACCGTCACCAGGCCCGCGAGCAAGCCGGGCAGCGCGGTGTCGTCGAAGCGGGCCGGTAGCACCCGCTCTGCCCGGTCCCGCACCGCGCGATCCAGTGCGGCGCGACGCTCCAGCCGCGTCCAGTCGCCCGCGGCGTACTCGGCGGAAACGAACACGACGACCGCCGCGGCCCGATACGCGTAGAGGTCGGACAGCTCCTCCGGCAGGAACTTCCCCCAGAGCGTGAGCTGCTCGTCCGCGTCGTAAAAACATCGCACCCCGGACGCCTTGAGCACCGCGGCGACCTGTTCTACGTAAGGACGCTGCGCTCCGGCGAAGGACAGCGCGACGTCCCAGACCCGACCGTCCGTCTCACCAGCGGCGGACGCATCACCGAACGCGGCCATGATGGCAGCGTAGAGCCATCCGAGCGGTCACATGACCCCGCTCGCGCACCGCGCTCAGGCGGCCGGGATCTCCGGGAACGTCGCGCTGCCGGTCAGGACGAGACGGCCGAGCGTGAACGCGCCGATCGTCGTCGGGCCCTTCGGGCCGATCACGATCGGAGCCACGACGGGAGGCCCGGCGGGCGCCGGGGGTGCCGCCGGAGGCGACGCGAGCTGGGCCTCGATCAAGCCGTGCAGGACGTACGCGAACGGCTTGTCGGACACCGAGACCAGCGGCGCGCGGACCGGCCGGGGTGGGGCGATATCCGGGGTAACGCTCGAAACAGTAGTCATGTCCCGTTCCTCAGGGGTACAGAGGGTGCGCCACCCCAATCGGTTGCACCGAGGGCGCTTGCACTGCCACCGGCCCGGCGCTCCCGTCCCGCTCCCCCGCCGGGAGCGTCACCGCGCGCCGCTCCCGATCGGCTACCGGGCCGCTACCGCAGCCGCACCGGCCCCGCGGC encodes the following:
- a CDS encoding helix-turn-helix domain-containing protein is translated as MADLDIGEVAHRSGVPASTLRYYEERGLITSTGRRGLRRQFDPGVLQRLALIAVGRSAGFSLDDIAGMFGPDGEPHIDRVLLVEKADELDRTIRRLGALRDSLRHAANCPAPSHAECPTFRRILAAAEEQPPAAAPSPLSGPPRARPHATAAP
- a CDS encoding class I SAM-dependent methyltransferase, producing the protein MGTAREQEQVTQWNGAKGSAWVDLAAAIDTMFEPLAELLLDVARDRPADAVLDVGCGTGGTTVALARQVGTARTVGIDIAEPMIAAARARAAAASSQAEFLRADAQDHPLPPATFGTIVSRFGVMFFADPVQAFANLRRAATDDAALRLIVWRTAEENPFMTTAERAAAPLLPNLPPRRTDGPGQFGFADAGTVRRILADSGWDDVALRPIDVPCTFPESALVPYFTRMGHLGQALPEVDDTTRAEVVRTVRAAFEPYVDGAEVRLTAACWVVDARAGQPAT
- a CDS encoding SRPBCC family protein, whose amino-acid sequence is MKLENSLTIPVPPPAAWRVLLDLERIAPCVPGATLTGRDGDRFRGQLKVKLGPIGLLYDGVVTFVSRDEDAGVAVLEATGREKRGNGTAKAIVTCRLVGTDAATDVHVQTDLAITGKPAQFGRGALAEVAGALVAQFANNLRMELAGLK
- a CDS encoding (2Fe-2S)-binding protein; amino-acid sequence: MADVDIELTINGAVRRDTVPPRLTLADYLRVNCGLTGTHLGCEHGVCGACTVLLDGEAVRACLVFAVQADGAAITTIEGIAGADGQLSPVQAAFRDHHGLQCGFCTPGFVLSATTLLRDNPDPTDDEIREGLSGNLCRCTGYQGIFAAVRAAADSSAAPSKNGTS
- a CDS encoding FAD binding domain-containing protein yields the protein MKPAPFEYSAPESLDETLALLADCAERDEEAKPIAGGQSLTPMLALRLAYVDRLVDLRRVAELRGAERRDGGLWIGATTTQAAVQRSPDVTAVAPLFARATPLIGHFQIRNRGTIGGSLAHADGSAEYPAVAVALDARIEVASRRGTRTIPATEFFTGFLSTELAPDELLTGVSVPAWSGRCGYAVEEFARRHGDFAIAGVAVAVALDEDARIRRCGIGLFGVGATPVRAVDAETALIGAAADEVSTTDVGHAALSGLAGVPSDLHGSADYRKRVGAALVARALGNALREARHG
- a CDS encoding xanthine dehydrogenase family protein molybdopterin-binding subunit, whose amino-acid sequence is MTDVAAARYAGARLPRVEDPRLLTGHGTFVDDVVRPGMLHAHFVRSPMARARVLSIDASEALALDGVHAVFTAGDLNPDVVDHWYSLMGKHVPDTPRPPLASDEVRFVGDPVALIVAVDRYVAEDAAERVFVDYDPLPPVVDYATAVESDELVHASYPRNIAGELGGRPAEELAETFAAAAHVVEHTLHQQAYAAVPMETRGLIVEYSAPTGEMTIWASTQSPHEVRLFCSRLLGMPEHRVRVVMRDTGGGFGQKAVPQREDMCLMLAARKVPAALKWIEDRQENLVSAGQGRHEHGTARLAFDDEGRILAASIDHVQDAGAYPVPWPVQTAAVVGILFPGPYRVPAATFTTQSVFSNTTARAPYRGPWQFESLAREVLLDVAARRIGMDPIELRRRNLLRRDEMPLTNPNGMPYSDVTPLETFEHAMKLLDYDAFRREQERARAEGRYLGVGTCTYIEPTTSGHGFLGTEGATIRIEPSGTVNVYVAGGSSGNSLETTAVQLAADALGVDIADVNTIQGDTAVTPFGGGTGGSRSGSMIAGAVAETASVLRERVLAIAAHRLEAAVEDLELKHGVAAVKGAPGSELTLAEIAEIAYFQAGSLPPEIPAGLEASGRYRAQSLMIWANATHVCTCEVDVVTGAVTILRYLVSEDCGPMINPNVVEGQIAGGSVQGIGGVLFEHAAYDADGNPLATTFMDYLLPTSTEVPVIEYGHVETPGPGEGGYKGVGEGGAIGAPPAVVNAVADALAPFGVEVTRLPLGPASVVGLIEAAGA
- a CDS encoding kinase, encoding MQRSPENPDPVLIVVRGNSGSGKSTVAAALQRRHGRGCALVEQDYLRRIVLRERDYPGGLAPRMVAQTARLALDHGYHVVVEGILTASRYRDVLVELAAGHRGRSTFFYLDVSLEETFRRHAARPQATLFSTADMASWYEPYDVLGAPNEHVVPESSGVEETIAFVAATGGLPQDGRTDDFLPLAAEPRAVRAQRSSARNPRTHTASG
- a CDS encoding tetratricopeptide repeat protein; its protein translation is MAAFGDASAAGETDGRVWDVALSFAGAQRPYVEQVAAVLKASGVRCFYDADEQLTLWGKFLPEELSDLYAYRAAAVVVFVSAEYAAGDWTRLERRAALDRAVRDRAERVLPARFDDTALPGLLAGLVTVDLREVEPRTFAHLLIEKLATLGVLGTGPPPGAATTRPAPVIANLPPRNPVFTGRGELLGAIERSFAEQPVAVATVRGMGGIGKTQTALEFAYQGRQGGRYTLTWWVRAESDLTLLEDLAGLAPALGTTSDQDLEFTVTEVCRRLETLSNWLLVFDDVREARVVRPWLPAGAGHVLITSRDRSWQRTATTLDIDLFTREESTSYLLRIAGTPSDSGTRAAADSLAAELGDLPLALAQAAAYVETHGLSIGGYLALYREQAGAGRLLAERIEDYPHRVATTWLIHYTALAADQPAALELLSLCAWLETDNVDLDLLLGRPEVLEGALAGELARRAATASGREELIGALVRTGLVTRLDDVRLRIHQLVAQVTRERLVEHDPEIAAAWANHALDLVYELLPDEPWKHQNWPGALELAAHATTIMGHLERAGWTPTINAGPVLGMLGQYLEARADYETAHRYLERALTIVEAMYGPQHPWVAATLGNLGNVQLQLGWLDAARASHERALRIKETTYGVEHPRVAVTLGNLGLVQQQLGELEAARATHDRAHVIFAKAWGLDHPDAVWVRGLRAELR